In Mycteria americana isolate JAX WOST 10 ecotype Jacksonville Zoo and Gardens chromosome 5, USCA_MyAme_1.0, whole genome shotgun sequence, one DNA window encodes the following:
- the LOC142410194 gene encoding serum amyloid A protein-like isoform X1 — protein MLGETVSVKGFTKVQLRVRLGLGTMRLCVCLVLLSFILCASADMSPVREGAKFVWDALGGARDMFRAYQDMREANYKDADKYFHARGNYDAAQRGPGGAWAAKVISDLREKWQSDVSGRGAEDTRADQEANEWGRNLGDPNRYRPAGLPSKY, from the exons atgctgggggaaacagtgtctgtcaaaggctttactaaagtccag CTCCGTGTCAGGCTTGGGCTGGGAACCATGAGGCTCTGTGTCTGCCTTGTGTTGCTCTCCTTTATTCTGTGTGCAAGCGCTGACATGTCACCAGTACGCGAAGGTGCAAAATTTGTTTGGGATGCATTGGGAG gGGCACGTGATATGTTCAGAGCATACCAGGACATGCGTGAGGCAAATTATAAAGATGCTGACAAATATTTCCATGCTCGTGGGAATTACGATGCTGCCCAAAGAGGACCTGGTGGTGCTTGGGCAGCCAAAGTGATCAG tGACTTGCGGGAAAAATGGCAAAGCGACGTGAGTGGCAGAGGTGCAGAAGACACCCGAGCTGACCAAGAGGCGAACGAGTGGGGCAGAAACCTCGGGGATCCCAACCGCTACAGGCCTGCAGGCCTTCCCAGCAAATACTAA
- the LOC142410194 gene encoding serum amyloid A protein-like isoform X2: MRLCVCLVLLSFILCASADMSPVREGAKFVWDALGGARDMFRAYQDMREANYKDADKYFHARGNYDAAQRGPGGAWAAKVISDLREKWQSDVSGRGAEDTRADQEANEWGRNLGDPNRYRPAGLPSKY; this comes from the exons ATGAGGCTCTGTGTCTGCCTTGTGTTGCTCTCCTTTATTCTGTGTGCAAGCGCTGACATGTCACCAGTACGCGAAGGTGCAAAATTTGTTTGGGATGCATTGGGAG gGGCACGTGATATGTTCAGAGCATACCAGGACATGCGTGAGGCAAATTATAAAGATGCTGACAAATATTTCCATGCTCGTGGGAATTACGATGCTGCCCAAAGAGGACCTGGTGGTGCTTGGGCAGCCAAAGTGATCAG tGACTTGCGGGAAAAATGGCAAAGCGACGTGAGTGGCAGAGGTGCAGAAGACACCCGAGCTGACCAAGAGGCGAACGAGTGGGGCAGAAACCTCGGGGATCCCAACCGCTACAGGCCTGCAGGCCTTCCCAGCAAATACTAA
- the LOC142410194 gene encoding serum amyloid A protein-like isoform X3: MFRAYQDMREANYKDADKYFHARGNYDAAQRGPGGAWAAKVISDLREKWQSDVSGRGAEDTRADQEANEWGRNLGDPNRYRPAGLPSKY, translated from the exons ATGTTCAGAGCATACCAGGACATGCGTGAGGCAAATTATAAAGATGCTGACAAATATTTCCATGCTCGTGGGAATTACGATGCTGCCCAAAGAGGACCTGGTGGTGCTTGGGCAGCCAAAGTGATCAG tGACTTGCGGGAAAAATGGCAAAGCGACGTGAGTGGCAGAGGTGCAGAAGACACCCGAGCTGACCAAGAGGCGAACGAGTGGGGCAGAAACCTCGGGGATCCCAACCGCTACAGGCCTGCAGGCCTTCCCAGCAAATACTAA